gaaatcgaaccttgaaaaGATATTGGAAAAATTCATTTCGGTGTCAGAGACTTGTTTACAAAACACCAAGATAGCTTTGAAAAATTAGCAAGCGTAAATTTATGGGCTTGAAAATCAGATTGGATAGCTTGCTAAATTGGTTTCAGAAAGGCAGTAAGGTAGTTTACTTAGTAACACCAAACCCAACCCAAGAGAGCATATGAAAACAGTTACACTAAAGAATTAGAAAGTGTTGGCTGAACCTGAAAAGAAGCTGCAACAGGAATCTGATAAGGAAAATGACGAGGGGAAAATCGAAGTGAGTGAAACACCGGTACttaaagaatataaaccaccaatcccatatcTGGAAAAGTTGAAGAATGACCTCATGGAtacacaatttggtaaatttcttgaacttttcaaacaattgcatattaacttaccttttctTGAAGCGATTTTGCaaatgcctacatatgcaaaatttttgaaggagctattaacaaataaaaggaagtttgaagagttATCCACTGTGGAACTCAACGAGGAATGTtcagctattctccaaaataaaatACCGACTAAGCTGAAAGatttaggaagttttactattccctgtcTTATTGGTAGTTTAAACATTGAGAAAGCATTAGCTGATTTgggtgctagcattaatttgatgcgttataaaatgttcaaatagcttggtcttggggaaccaaaacccactaggatgagtattcaattagctgacagatttgttaaatatcctaggggtattattgaagatgtcctTGTAAAAGTAGACAAattcatattccctgttgattttgttatgcttgacatggatgaggatgttgaggtGCCCTTAATTTTAGGTTGCCCTTTTCTAGCTCCCGCTAGGGCCATCATTGATGTGAGCGATGATAAACTTGTGCTTAGAGTAGGTgatgaagagattatttttaaaatctatgaTGCCATGTGATTCTCTAGAGAAcaagatgattcatgttattttattaacTCTATTGACCATGTTATTTAAGATTCTTTGCAGGAAATTGTTCATAAGGATATGTTGGAATTGTCTTGTCCAAGGCGAGGAGGTAGATGATGATATTGTTGTGGTAAGTGAGACAAAAATTGATTTAGACTTTAATGAGTCTTCACTGAGACAGAAGAATTATGAGGGTATTACGGTAAacgataaattaaaattaaaaccctctattgaagaacacCCCAAATTGGAATTGAAGCAATTACCAAATCACTTAGAGTATGCatttcttggaaataattctacattactagTGATTATTGTATCAGGTTTGCAACCAAATGAGAAAGATGAGTTATTGAAGGTATTAAAGGAGCATAAAAGAGCTTTAGCTTGGAAGATTTCTAACATTAGAGGGATCATCCCTTCTTTctgcacccataaaattttaatggaggATAAATacggaaacacaaaaatttatataatttttcataCCATTTTTAACTTAAAACCAGGCTATTCTGGTTAAATTcttgttgaaaaataattaaattatgttaaaaatatgaaaattatgaattttaattaattttatagttaattttgattaaatttagttatttttgacaaaattacacAATTGGAGAAAAAGGGCCTGGTGAACACTGCGAGAAGAACAAAACCGAGagtaatttgaagtatcgaggccaattaatttccagcccaagatggtccagaaatgtgtattaattcataattaaattaattttaatttatttcctatttaatttaggttaaatgaattaactttaattaattatgaagaaagggCCTAGTGAACCGCACTGGTTGAACCGAATGGAGTGagccgaaccagccactaattgggaTGACCAGAACCTGTCCATTGGCTGACCAAAATCAGAAAATTAGCTGATAAAATATTCTTGCAAAAATGCTCTTGAAAAACCTTCAAATTACgttcaaaccccacctttattttaggctttgtagatttgccccagcctatttttagcaaggttgaaaacttcaaccttgccatgtgtgtggccggccatgggagggctctcttggttgctgaatttgctatttttagaAGCCttcttcagctataaaagccaccctatGCTGCCCATTTTAAAACGTCCCTCAACATCCCTCATTTCACAACATTCTCTTATCCTCTCTTCACTTCTCTCAAAGTTTCCTCTCCATTTCTCCATCCCATTTTCCCTTCCTATTGTGCCAATTTCCTCTCTTGAGAAAGAGGTGTTCTTCAGCCATCTTTGGCAGCAATCAAGGATTTATATAAGCCTTGCTCGGTGAAGACAACGGAGACTAAGAACGAGCAACAGTCAAGCCGCagagaaacactggatttgctttctgttccctttctttttaatttctattgtttttatgatgaacatatctatgaaaaatattgttgttgaaatggttattttaatcaatttagcttgaatttaattcgttttgggttgattatattttgcctacttgaattattaaaatagtgtttatgctgttataggcctcagtgaaatgcttgattaagtaaaatcatgcttagGTTATCTAGCATTACAATTGTTTAGATAATTAAAGAATTAATTgcttaaacggattgaaattgcaatTAATGGACTCGATTTAATCAAGACATGTTTAATTCTTCTAAGGTAATCGAaaattaaattagcattgtatttggcgatacatatgcaggcataacttgcaagattgttgtgattaaattgtttcaaggtatggctactttgttacttcacataatcttttacatgtttattaagttgaattaatcggttgaatcgacataggaatatgcgagagataatttaattcaataagtatgtatgtgcgatagcatgtttactttattaaatctgtttagtcggttgaattggcatagggatatgttcaagagataaatggaattttttaattagtaaatatgttcataagttagcaaattacagggttgtcgtgaatttattcataacagcataagcacgaatttaatatttctaagttaaaaaggtataattaatccaacacaattatatcatcttgattaaatcttaattgaaatcgtgcactagaactcttttattttatttaaattgtttgcttagttttaaaatcttagtttataaatcactcttttcaaaccaaaattatttttacctcaccaaagtgttttaattaatttcataaatattgctttttacagtccctgtgggtacgataactcgacatttacttttcattttattacttgttacgattgtgtacacttgcacatttccaccgttccaagtttttggcgccgtttccGGGGACTGTTTCTAAAAAaaacattatttgtgaatttatttttactttttggttcttttattttcctgttcaattttacttaattaattcttatctgattatttcaggtgtttataaGTATTGACCGAATTATCGACTTACTCCCAATGGACCCTAAAATAGAACCAACCTTTTGCCAACGAAGAAGACAAGCGAACCAGAGAAGGACCAAAGAGATGAATTTCGAGAATATCAATCAAGGAAACGGAGCAAACCtttctcaaaatcctatccttattgctgatgatagggatagagctttacaACAATATGCCGTGCCAGTTTTTAATGACCTTAATCCAGGTATTAGAAGACCCGAGATCGAGGCACAACAATGAAGCCACCATGTTCCGGATGCTTGAGCATAAAGGCGATTCGTTGGAATGCCTCATCAAGATCCTCATCTTCATTTAagactgtttatggaggtgaACGACTCTTTCAAGCTAGCCggagtacccgaagatgcattACAATTAAAATTGTTCCCGTACTTGCtgagggacagagctcgagcctggttaaACTCACTGCCACCGAACTCGATttctacatggcaagagttagcagagaGATTTCTTGTGAAGTATTTCTCGCCTAGCAAGATTGCTAAGCTAAAAAATGAGATTACTGCTTTCCaaaaaatggatgatgagtccttgtatgaggaaTGGGAAAGATTCAAAGAGTTATTACAAAAGTACCCTCATCACGGAATTCtgcattgcatccaacttgagacattttacaatggtctcaatgctcacataAGGATGGTAGTAGATGCTTTTGCTAACAGTGCTATCTTATGTAAGTCTtacaatgaggcttatgaaatcatcgagAGGATCTCCAGTAACAGTTATCagtggccaaccaatcgagcaacGTCAAGAAGACGAGTTGCTGGAATCCATGAAGTGGATGCTCTCACTTCACTTGCATCCCAGGTATCTTCGATATCTTCCATGTTAAAGAATCTTACCACTAATTGGTCTAACAGGTTTGCAGCTCAACCACCTAACTAATATGAGAATATAGCCCGtgtctattgtggggaaggacatgtGTTTGAAGAATGTCCGTCAAACCTAGAATCCATGTACTACATAGGTAATCAAAACTAGAACCGAGGAAGGCAAGGGCTGCAATCCAACTTTTACAACCCATCGTGGCGAAATCACCCCAATCtttcctggagtaaccaaggggctggaGTCAGTAACAACTATGCTCAACCTAGACCAACCCAACCGTCTAGTTTTTCACAGCAAGTTCAGAAACCAGTTCAGGCTGAATCgtccaatagcttagagaatttatTTAAGGCATACATGGAGAAGAATGATGTcactctaaggaatttggagaatcaagtgggccAGCTTGCTACTGAACTTAGAAACCGTCCACAAGGTGCTCTACCTAGTGATACGAAAAATA
The Gossypium arboreum isolate Shixiya-1 chromosome 10, ASM2569848v2, whole genome shotgun sequence genome window above contains:
- the LOC128282046 gene encoding uncharacterized protein LOC128282046, with amino-acid sequence MPHQDPHLHLRLFMEVNDSFKLAGVPEDALQLKLFPYLLRDRARAWLNSLPPNSISTWQELAERFLVKYFSPSKIAKLKNEITAFQKMDDESLYEEWERFKELLQKYPHHGILHCIQLETFYNGLNAHIRMVVDAFANSAILCKSYNEAYEIIERISSNSYQWPTNRATSRRRVAGIHEVDALTSLASQNRGRQGLQSNFYNPSWRNHPNLSWSNQGAGVSNNYAQPRPTQPSSFSQQVQKPVQAESSNSLENLFKAYMEKNDVTLRNLENQVGQLATELRNRPQGALPSDTKNMRNPGKEQCKALTLRSRKTVEPNIIEAEKEHAEAQDSEEVQPSVEVPVPLEPELSSPEKVTSEPANSDQPTTPLVAELPPKTNQPVPTSVYKPVSPYPQRLQKQKQEVQFKKFLDLGIGEVRPTTVTLQLADRSFAHPEGKIKDILVCVDKFIFPADFVILDFEADKDVPIILGRPLLATGRTLIDVQKGELTMHV